One Psilocybe cubensis strain MGC-MH-2018 chromosome 9, whole genome shotgun sequence genomic window, ATGACAGTGTTAAAAAGTACTCAAACTTGTCAAGATATTCAATGTCTCCCAAGGTATTTGTATACTTTTTAGTTTTATTAGTTGCTAACTAGATTCTGTAGGCTAGCATCAAACCGAAGTACTACCCTAGAGCCTCCTATGGCCCTTGTGTGGGCCTCATCACCTGGAAGGTGACACCCCCTTCCTTCTTTCGGTGACGCTCACGCTTTTCTATCACCAGACGCCCCTCGGAGAACCCGTCAGCGAGACAGCGCGGTCGCGCTGGCTGCACCTGCGGCCTCATTGCGGGCTTCAGGGTCGCTGCAACCCTGCCTTCTCCCTCTTTGGTCTGCACAGGGTCCTGTAGAGACCCTGTCCTCGGGCGTTTGGCGGTAGAAGCGGATTTGCCTCTGCATCAGAGATGGAAGGGAGGAGATAGATGTTAGACATTGAGAGGATTGGTAAAAGGTGCGTTTGTACATACCTATCTCGGTCTGCCGTCGACAACCTTCGCTTCCTGGAGTGTCTGGAAGCGTTGGTGACTCGGCTAATTTTGCAAGACAAAGTCAGTTCTGCTGACGTGTTCATTCACTACGTGAAGGAAGGCTCTTACCTTTTGCCACCCTTTGTCGTTGAGGGACGGTCAACCATCCTAAAAATTGGCAAAACACATCATATCAGTTCCACTCTgaagatgagaaaagaaagcatgTTATAATACCCTCCATCAGTGTGTACAAGCCTAGCGAGAGGCTCGACGGGGTCGACCCCGGAGCTCTCTTCCCGGTTTAAATCCATCTGCATGGATTCAGTATagcattttttcttttctccgGCGCTGGAGTGAGAAATGCTGGTAAGATTTCCTGCGAGGTTATCGGGCCTCCCACTTCGATAGTATGGAACGAGTTGCTCAACGCTCGAAAGCATTGGGTGGTGCAACACCTTTTGCGATTCAAAACCCTCGGATGCTGTAACATTCATTTCAGCGATCTTCAGCATTAGAAAAATCTGAGAGCATAACTAACCACGAGCTTTCAGAGCTCCCAGACCCCTATCATTGACGTGCATTGGCACACGTGTAATTGGCTCAGGTGTACTGCGCCAAATTCCTCCATGAGCAATGTCAATATATTGACATTGCTGTGTAGCTTCCTGGCCATCTCCCAATGAAGATActtttggggtgaaatgaTAATTCGCAAGTCTGACCACCTATATCAGTTTGAATTTACATTCTATTGCAAGTTCGGACGTACTCATTATATTGGCCCCCAGACGTATCCACTCGCTGATTACCGGCCGTTTTAGATTGGTATCTGCATATTGATGCCTCAAGAGAGGTGAGTGGGTGGCTTGGATCCCTGAAGAAATCCTCAGAGATGTTGGCGGTCAGCCTGGCGGTTTGTAGAGAGGCTGTGCTATCGTCTTGCGCATATGACGATTTCACATCTATAGAGGGGAACGTCGATAGCGACGATCCGGAAAATACTGCTCAAGAGTATATTGTTAGCTTGAAGTTGCGAGCGTGGAGTACCTCGGTTCTTACAGTGAATATTCTCAAAAGGTTGAGAAGGATAATATGGCTGAGACCGGACCGCCTCAGGCTCCTGGTGAAGTCGAAGGTGTGACGATGACTCTGGTGTCAGTTGAGCACAGTCTTGCGGAAACGACTGAGCGAGTGAGCTGTAAAATGGTGTGTGTGAATTGGAGGCCCCAGTATGCACATTTGACGTCCAATTGAATCTTTCTGCTTAATTTACGGTCAGCGTCAAATTTCGAATGCAGATTATCCCGTAACTTACTATGCATGTTGGCCAGAAttggaaaagaagaggaagaggaagttgcGATATGCTCGACGGGCATATCGAAGTCGCTTGAACATGAGGGCATGGTATTTGGAGGGCTGCCGACGCTGACCGGAAGACCATCTGTCAGGGGATAGCCATCAGATAGTTGTTGGGTATTGTCTAAGCAGCAGTGGAAAAATCGATAAGAAATTCAACTTTATAGAGGGGAGTGTACTCACCGACCCATAAGTCAGGGAATAAAAGATCATGGCCCAAAGAATAATCAAAAAAGCCATAATCGTACGTATTGCTGGAATCCATTTTTGTGTTGGATTTACTGGCTTGGGGTAGCGATGTATATgtgggaggagggagagaatgGTTTATCACAAATCGAACAATGAAGGGTTATTTCTCATGTTTTCGGCCTTGTAAGGCTAGTGTACAATGAATTCTCCAACTCCTCGTGTGTAAATTGACCCACCTCTTTTaggaaaaaaaacaatcttCCTGTGAATACACACACTCGGCGTGGTTCTATGCTTACAGCCGCATCATTTCCATGACGTGCCCAGAGAAATGACCCGTCATCCACCTCATGTTCTATTTCTACCACAGAAACTGTGATTGGTTAATATGACATTTCTCCCAGGACTATTTTTAATACATCACGGCAGGTTACATCGAGGTTGATGTTTCTGCCTCGCGTTCAACCTATTAGTTGGACCTTAAATCATTTATATGGAAGAAAGGTGAGAGGCGGACGGGACACCCTCCATACGCATGTGTTCATTAACAATAATGATTATGACGCAAAGAAACACTGGAAAAAGGATCGAAACAGCTTTAAACGACTTACTTTCCCTTTGCTTCCTAGTGTAGCCCAGAAGGTTCATCCATATACATGTGTTCATTAACAATATAAATTCAGTGCAGCTGGAATGATTTGGGAGAAAACTGCAGGTGCGTCAGGGTATGAGAGACATATAGCATCAGGTGTATCCGTCGTAGGGTTATACTCTCATGAGTACTCACTCTCCTAATCTATACTGCTACCCAGTAGGTAACATATGCAAGCAACCATTGTTCACTAGCCATAGCACACATGAACAGCTGTTGATAACCCAACAATCTCTCCTTTCCCACTTGAGCGGCGTCAGGAGAGGTGAGGAGCATTACAGAACATGTCCCATCGTTCCTTCCACACAACCGCTGACGTATGATTCACTACACGTCCCGCTATCCTACATCGTATGTACCCCCTCTCAACCTTCCATCGACCTCCCAAAACCAAGGCATTTGCAGGTGTGAGAACAAGCTACTGGAAAAAGGTAGCCCCGACAGGCGTTGTGGGTCTGATGGATGAAACAGACGAGCTGTGATAGGAATTGCATGTTGTTGATGTGTCTGAGATCACCATGGTCGAAAGCTCAAAAGAGGTCGCCCAAGTAGCAGCACGAATACAAAGAGCGAGACTACATCTTACGAGAGCCCCAAGAGTTTACAAGGAACTGAACACAAAGTAGTCCCCACAGATCGAAGTACGCGCCGCAGGCGCATATATGTATCCAGGGTTACCAATGAACGCACAAATGTGGCATATATAAGTACCAGCATAATATCCGCGTGTCTCCTAAGCAGAACCTTTATAAGCAGCAGCGGTAAAAAAAGCTGAGAAGTTGCATCGTAGCATCTAGCCAGCCGTCTATCGGTCCATTGATTAGCGCGCTACAAACGGCACAAACCCCAGATTATGGCCTCCGTGTGACATCTTGACCCCCAAGGATAGACTCCCGCAGCTCGCCTCTATACACCAGGAGTATTCCAAAGCCACGCAGAAGAGCATGAACGCATAGAAAGCAAGTAAAGACACTCTGCGCCATTTCATTGAGAATTTTGTTACAGATTGATTGATCAGGAGACAAACTCTCCGAACGAGCAGTTTACACGCTTTATTTGGGCAGGTGTGGAACAGATGGATTTAAGCGTCAGCGTCGGTGTACCCAGAACTGTCAGCTTGCGTGACAATTTTGGCGCACATATAACAAAGGAGGTGGGGGCGGGTCGTCAGCCAGGGATTATAAATTGAAGCTATGAGTAGTAAGAATGGATATGGCGCATAAAATACTGGAAAAAGACTCGAAAAGCTTTGAACAACTTACTTTCGCATCGTTTCCCGATGTCGCCCAGAAGGTGCCCCCACGCACTTGCTGAAGCTGCACAAAATCCTTTTATTTGCTCACAATAAAACATTATCATGCAGAACCTTTCATTCATCATAATCTCCAAAGAAGTATGTGATTCTCATGATTATCCCATGCGCCATTCACGACAGAGCTCACTATATCATGTGTTATTTGCGCTTCGATTCTCGCTATCTCTTTGACTGACTAACGATCTAAATGTTTTTTTACAAAGGCAATATCAATCGCCTTTTGGACGCTATCTCATCAACtaaacagacagtagattacAATGCAATGTAAACCAATACAATAATTTTTTAGTCTTACAAATCCACCCAATTTTCGGGGCCCGGTTTACAATGTAAAGCAAAAGTTTTATTAGGTTAGAAAGTGGTCATAATTATTCAATTTaaatttttattcatttgagTAAGTAGTAGGGACATGTTGGCATCTCACCCCATTTATGGGTTGTTGGGGCAATGTGTGTACATTGAAAGTGCATGCAATATCAGACTAGTGTGCATGCACGTTCTCCTTCCCCACCTGCAGACCAGTGCAGCGTGCCAAGGATGGGGTGCTGATACCCATCAGACGATtataaaaatgaaaaaggTAAACACTTGAGGAGTAAGAAGACGGTTGGGGAGGGCATCTGGAGGCGCGCGCCGAGAGTGTGCAGGAGACTGGTGGCAAATGCGGCTGCGCAGTCTTGTAAGTGTGCGTTGGCGAGCTAGAGACGGGTAAATAGAATGTTATAGAATCAAGTTAGTAAACAACTCTTCTCAGAAAGCAGGATGAAGGGCTTCTTGAACTCGACGCGTTGGGacttggtgttggtgatgaaGTAGGGTGAGATGTAACCACGGTCGAAGCGCATACCCTCGGTGATCTCAATTTCGTCCTCAATTGTCTTTCCCTCCTTCACAGTGATCACACCCTCCTTTCCGACCTTCTACATTGCCTGAGCAATCAATCCTCCAACGTGGGCGTCACCGTTTGCGGAAATAGTGGCTACCTGTGCGATTTCGGCGGTTGTCATGATAGTTTTGGCGTGTGCAGAGAGGAAAGAGACAACGCGGTCGACGGCGGCCTGAGACCCACGGCGCAGGTCCATGGAGTTGCATCCAGCTGCAACGTTCTTGACACCTTCTGAGTAGATGGCACGCGCAAGAACAGTGGCGGTTGTCGTGCCGTCTCCAGCAATCTCGTTTGTTTTCAATGCAACATCTTGAATCAGGCTGAACAAATCTACTTAGCGCTTTGCACgaaaacaacaaaaatgaaaagaagtaCCGAGCGCCCAGGTTCTCAAACTTGTCTTTGAGAGTTATAGACTTTGCAACCGTCACACCGTCTACTGACAACCAGACCATCGTCAGCAAACAAGCTGCCTCTCCCAGAACCACGGAACACGCACCCTTAGTGATTTTTGGTCCACCGTACGCCTGCTCAATGATCACATTGCGACCCTTGGTCCAAGTGTCGCACATCGACGCAACTATCCGAGCTATGTGAAATAGGTGCCAGTGGTTTTGACTTGGACTCAGACTCGGAGATGTTTGTCAAACACGATCAGCAGATGTCGgagcttcaaaatcaaatcaagcGGAGCCTGAACTCACTTGAAGTCCCGTTGCAAGCAAATGATCACGTCCACTTTGTTTACTTTcttccaaccaccaccatcctctGCCCACGGATATACCTGGGGGCAAGGTACGTGTATTCATTGTGATGTCTCCTTCTCAAACTAACATCATACAGACCTTCCTTTAACCAAAACAAGTTAGTAGATTATACTTTTTTGGTGAGTAATAGATGATTCTCACTCGGTGCTCATCAGTACTCACCACATACTAGGACCAACTATCTTGAACACTTGGGATGAAGGGTCAGTATTTTAGTCTCTATTTAGTGTGCTTTTCACTACTAACATTACTTGTGGAAGGTCCCGGACAACCAGACACTTGGATACAGACTTGaaagcatgtacatgtaagtatatgcgctttttattggtttttgattcattttttgatgcaTATATTTTGCTCCTCCTTTTCCCGTACCACTTCAGCTGTTCCGAATGCTTGAAGCTGCCTTTTTCCGTGCGTCTTCACCATTCACACCTTCTTTGTGTCATTGAGTATAGGAATTGTCAGCTTCAGGTTCTGTTTTGGTGTTGAGGGTCTGGAGCCGTGCACGCTAGCATGTGGGTTCAATGTGTCTTGCATATATAGTTGTACTATTTTTATGAATAAATAATCTatttttcattatgattTTTGTGTGCTCCAAAAGGCATTACAATTGCAATACCCAAAAATATTGTAAAcctcaaaatattttattcatgCTGCAATATTTCCGTTTTCTtacaacatttcaagagcGTTGTAACGCAGTGCGAGaattttgaagaaaaaaatattttattgggtttacaatgctttgtaatctacccgcactttttatgatgCTGACAACAAAATTGACTCTGAAACGTATCCTACCTTTGTTTATCAAGCAATCCATTCTATTCCTTTGTCTTACGTCTTGCTGGCGTTGTTAAATCTGGGTGAAGACCGAACAAAGACAAGTCTTTTTCAATCTCCTCTCGAAACCACTCTGATCGCgagttcttccttttctcacGCTCTCGTCCCTTTGTGTTCAATCGTTCAGACTCCATGGGCACTCTTGGCTTATTACTTTATCTGAGATTCGCGTTCGCTAAAGGCCAATCTTGGGAGAAGAGGATTCGATGACGCATCATGGCATGGTTACAAGTGCGTAAACCACTGTCTCATTTTCGGCGCCACATAATGATTCGACATTACTTTCTGACGCTTGGTTCCCTTTGGcctccttcccttcctctTTCTAATCAATGGACGACAACTCACATGGAGAGGggctacaaatctgtgacAGGTCTTCAACCGTCCGGACATGTTCAACGGACAAACGTCAGGAGTTAGATGCGGCGCGTGGAACACAGACTTGG contains:
- a CDS encoding chaperonin is translated as MCDTWTKGRNVIIEQAYGGPKITKVDGVTVAKSITLKDKFENLGARLIQDVALKTNEIAGDGTTTATVLARAIYSEGVKNVAAGCNSMDLRRGSQAAVDRVVSFLSAHAKTIMTTAEIAQKVGKEGVITVKEGKTIEDEIEITEGMRFDRGYISPYFITNTKSQRVEFKKPFILLSEKSSRQRTLTRLRSRICHQSPAHSRRAPPDALPNRLLTPQVFTFFIFIIV